One Bythopirellula goksoeyrii genomic window, CGTCTTCAGCAATTCGATCACCGGCACCAGCAAGGAGATGGCCAGCGAAAAGAAATTGCAGAACGACTGGCTGAGGACTACGGCCTCGATATTGCCATGCTGGCAGTCACCGAGCCCCCCGTGGAAATCTCGGATCGTGCTGCAGTCGAAGCGGAGATTCGCACCTTGCGTGAACAGCTCTCGGGCGTTGGTCCAGTCAATCTTGAGGCACTCAGCGAGCTAGAGGCCATTGAGGAACGCCACGCCTCTTTGGCGAAACAATACCAGGACCTTCGTTTGGCCAAAACTCGGCTGGAGCAGTTGGTTCTCAACATCAATGCGGAAAGCCGCGACATTTTTGTGCAGACCTTGGAACTGGTGCGGGGACACTTCCAAGAACTCTATCGAAGTCTGTTTGGTGGAGGCGAAGCGGACATTATCATCGAAGAGAGTGAGACTGAAGACGTACTCGAATGCGGCATCGAGATCGTCGCTCGTCCCCCTGGAAAACAACCACGTAGCATGTCGCTCTTATCAGGTGGTGAACGGACCATGACCTGCGTGGCTCTCCTGCTAGCAATTTTCCGCAGTCGCCCAACTCCCTTCTGTGTGCTCGATGAAGTGGATGCAGCACTTGATGAAGCAAACATCGACCGCTTCGTGGATGTATTGCGTGAATTCATGTCGTCCACCCAATTCATCGTCATTACCCACAGCAAACGCACCATGTCCTGCTCCGACACCCTCTACGGCATTACCATGCAGGAATCAGGCATCTCGAAACACGTTTCCGTGAGATTCGAGGATGTCAGTGCTGATGGGCAGATTCGCCAATCGGGGCAAGCGGCTTGATCGGGCAGCTATCTGCCTGTAGGCCGGAACGAGCGGTAGCGCTGTTCCGGCATTGCCAATGAATCGACGCGACATCGCGTATTCCTACTTCATGCCGGAACTGCGCACGGCTTGTTCCGGCCTACTGAATGTCGCCGCAGGGCCAGTACCCATCCCGTGGGGTGGCCTTTTCAGGCACGATCAAGAGAATCCTCATCTTGAATCCAGCCGTCATAAACGGCCTTCTCTGTGCGAATAGGGAAACTCTCTAAAGTCAGACCCCCTTTTGAATCGAAACTAACCTTCGGAAGGATTGTTTTGGTTGCCTGCCGACTGGGAGTCAACCAAAGCGATCCACGCAGGGGGGAGCCTGCCAAGTATTGGGATAAACGTTGCCACGCCTGTGGTAGCGCCCACCCACCACGCTAGCGGTACGCTCTCTCTCGCGACACCATATTGACCGATCCTTCGGGAATCGGGCATAGGAATCGGTGTTTTTGTAGGAATTGGAAGGATTGTTCACTACGGTCTCCAATTTAACGAATTTCACCAATCTTCCTATGCTTGCATTGCCGATGGAAGAATACATGACGGAGAGGATCAGAAGGACCTGAGCCAACCCACCATGAAAATTTTGTATTCCGACCCAAGTGTGCGAAATCAGAATACCGTACTGGCACCCCAGGGAAGCCCACGCCAGTCTGATGCACAAAGAGGAATACACGGCTAGAGGGTAAGTGCCCCTAGTGCGACCAGCGAAACGCAAGACATTATTGGAGTACCCGTGATGAAGGTCTTTACAACTGGTCAGGTCGCCAAGATCTGCAAAGTGGCCCCGCGCACGGTCAGCAAATGGTTTGACTCAGGGCGTTTGAAGGGCTATCGAATTCCCGGTTCCCAGGACCGGCGGATTCCTCGCGAATATCTAATCCGTTTCCTCAAAGAGCATGGTATGCCTTTGGGCGATTTGGAAGATGAAGCGATGGCCAAAGTCCTGATCGTTGCCCAGGACCAGGTGCTGATCGAAAACCTGAAACGTGAACTACCTGCCGAAAAGGCATTCCGCACCTCTACCGCCGCGAGCGGTTTCGAGGCCGGCATCCAAGCCGAGAGCTTCCACCCTGATTGCATCATCGTCGATTTTTCAATCGGTCAAGTCGAAGCCCTGCAAATCTGCCAGAACCTGCGTCGTAGCAGTGACTTTGCAGAAACCATTTTGATCGCCCTGCTGCCAGACGATGGCACCACGGCAAGCTTCGATCGCTCCAGCATCAACGAGACGTTCAAGAAGCCTTTCGACGCCGCCCTGTTGGCCGAAAGACTGCGGACCCTGATCGGTGCGAAGAAAGAGTTGGTCTAAGATACCACAACCTGCCGGGAATAAAGTTTCGCTGGTGGTTTACTATAGAATTAGGGGCTGTTGAATGATTCAACTGCCGGGTGGCTGGGTTCTCCCGAACTGTCACCCCTACCCCGCTCAAGAAACCTCGCTGTCAGAAATGGCAGCGAGGTTTTTTCATGCGCCAAGCCCGAGGACCACGTCCTCGGGGAATTCGCCCGGAGGCAGGTGTGCCTCCGGCTAGTAGGGGACAGCTTGTCAACTATCGGGTAGAATGAGGGCATGAGTAGTTCTGCCAACATTCCGATGAAACTCATCGAAGTACGAACAGACACCGAAGCTGCAATTATCGTTGCGGCACTTGAACGCGAAGGCATTGAAGCGCATATCTCAGGAGAATATACGTCTGGTTTTCGCGCTGAAGCACCAGGTTGGCCAACTATTGTGGTTCGAAATACAGACTTCGAACATTCCCAAGAACTGTTGACAAAAATAAAATTGCCAAGTGATTCTACCAGTAATGTTTCCGCTGAAAATGAGGACTCTCACTTAAATGGGCTTTGGACTGGCCTTGAAATTATCGCTTTCATTGGAACCCTTGGCGGGATTATTTACGCACTCATTAGTTCAATTTGAATAGCTAATATGCCTGATCTTACCCATTTCGACGAACAAGGCGCCAGCCGCATGGTCGACATCGGCGAAAAGCCGGTCACACATCGCATGGCCAGGGCGAGTGGCATTGTGCGGATGCAGGCTGCCACGCGGCGATTGATTCTGGATCGCCAACTTGCCAAGGGGGACGTGCTGGAAGTTGCCCGATTGGCGGGGATCATGGCGGCGAAGAGGACAGGCGATTTGATTCCCTTGTGCCACCCACTGCCACTTGATGCGGTGAGCATCGCTTTCTCTGAGGTCGGCGAGGATGCTCTGCGGATTGAGGCTACGGTGGAAGTAACCGCCAAGACGGGGGTCGAGATGGAAGCCCTCATGGCCGTTTCCGTCGCGGCGCTGACCGTCTACGACATGTGCAAGAGTGTGGACCGAGCGATGCGGGTCGAGTGTGTCCAGCTTGAAGAAAAAAGCGGCGGTCGGAGCGGGCACTTTGTGCGTGAATGACACTGCGACTCGTTGAATCGCGGCTATAGCCGTGCGGCAATGCATCACACGGCGGCGATCTGTTCGGAGACTTCTTCTGCATCTGCGTCTCCTTCGATGTTCACAAATCGACACTCGCACAGACTGCGAAACCAGGTTCCTTGACGTTTGGCAAAGCGGCGCGTGCGGGCCTTGATCTTTGCAACCATCGAATCATAGTCGTCATCGGCAAGATAATCGATCACCTCGCGATACCCGACTGCTTGACTCGCGGTGCGACCGAGGGTTTTTCCCTCGGAAGTCAGTCGCTTCACTTCATCGATTAAGCCGCGTTCGAGCATCTGCTCTACTCTCTCATTTATCCGTTCATGTTGTTCTTCGCGAGAGCGGCGCAGTACAAACACCCGGCACTCGTCTGCTGGAGTACCTTCGTCAAAGTGTGACTGCTGATGGCTGATAGGTTCGCCAGTGGCGCGGAATACCTCCAATGCACGAATCAATCGCCGCGTATCGTGTGGATGAATCTGCGAAGCGGCCAGCGGATCGAGTTGCTCCAGTCGCTGGTGCAACACCTCGTTACCAACTTCTTCGACTTCCGCGGCAATTTGCTCGCGCACTTTCCAGTCGGCAGGGGGCCCCGACGACAACCCCCGCAGGAGCGCTTTTAGATAGAGCGGCGTCCCGCCGACAAAGAGTACTTCATGGCCCCGAGATCTGATCTCGGCAACGGCTTCCTGTGCCAATTCCAGATAGCGCTCGATACTGAATTCCTCGCTCGGATCGACAACATCGATTAGGTGATGCAATACTTGGGCCTGTTCCTCAGGGGTAGGCTTGGCCGTGCCGATGTCCATTCCACGATAGACGGCCATCGAGTCGAGCGAGATGATTTCGGCCCCGATTCTACGGGCTAGCGAAAGTGCGACCTGGGTTTTTCCCACGGCGGTAGCACCACTGAGAAACCAACAATCGACGATCGGTTGTGCTTCGTTCACGAGATTTGAGTTAGTAATGGGTCGATGCAGGGTGCTTACGCACCCTGCCCGCCTTGGTTAAGATGGAGGCTTCATTTTGCACGAAAAACTCTATTGTGATGCGTGATGACCTTAAGGGGAACCCGCACACTCCGTTAATGCCATGTCTCACGAAACACGTCCACTCAACCGTCTGGAACAAACGATTCTAGCGCGCAAAGATGCTCCCAGCGAGAAATCCTACACTACCCAACTGCTTGAAGGGGGCATTGAGAAAATCGGTGGCAAAATCATCGAGGAAGCCGCCGAGGTGGTCGAAGCGGCAGGAGAGCCTGGAGAAGAAGGCTGCCAGCACACTATTCGGGAGGCAGGAGACCTGCTTTATCACCTGCTCGTCTTGATGGCCTGCCGTGGGGTGAGCCTTGCAGAGGTCGAAGCCGAACTTGCTCGGCGAGAGGGTGTCTCCGGATTAGAAGAAAAGGCTTCGCGAAAATCATAAGGTAAGAAATGTCTCTCGCAGAGACACAGAGCACACAGAGACTTAGGCATTCCACAATCTCTGCGGCCTCTGCGTCTCTGCGAGAACAAATTATTGAAGAGCTGATATGACTGAAAACTTGCGCATTGGTGTTCCCAGCAAAGGCCGGTTGGCCGATATTTCTACGGCATTATTGCTCGAAGCGGGACTACGTTTTCGCCGCCAAGATCGGAGCCTCTTTGCTCGCGTGAAGGAGATGCCGATCGACATCACTTTTCTTCGCACTGACGACATCCCTGTGTTATGCGCCGAAGGAGCGATTGATCTTGGCATCACCGGGGCCGACTTGGTAGCAGAGAGTGGCGTCGAGCTGGTCGAGCGACTCAATCTGGGCGTTGGCAATTGTCGACTGGCAGTTTGTGTCCCGACTGATGGAGGGATCGATTCTCCCAAGAAGCTCGCAGGCAAACGAATCGCTTCCAGTTTTCCCAACGTGACTCAATCGTATTTGGCAAAGCATGGTGTGAGCGCACACACGGTAAAGCTCACCGGCTCGGTCGAGGTGATGATCGCGTTAGGTATAGCGGACGCAATTGTCGACTTGGTTGAGACAGGCAGTACCTTGGCTGCCAATCGTCTGCGAATCTTGGATGAGATCGGCACCTATGAGACGGTATTGATTCAGAATCCTAACACGAATCACGAGGCCTTGTGCGACCGGGTTGTGCGTCGACTTGAAGGAGTAGTCATTGCGAGAGCTTATTCGCTTTTGGAATACAATGTCCCCGCTGCACAACTCACCGATGCCGAACGCATTACGCCCGGCTACAATTCGCCTACTGTCAATCAGCTTGAAGACAAAAGCTGGTACAGTGTGCGAGCGATGGTCAAGCGAGGCGAAGTAATCGGCATCATGGAGCAGCTAGAAACGCTTGGCGCGACCGCGATTTTGGAAACTTCGATCGCCAATTGCCGCCTCTAAGATTTAGACGCTTGCAGCTTAGCGCTGGAAACCGCTAAGCCGCAAATGGCTAATTTCTGCTTGAATATCCAGTGATTCTCATGGATACTGGGGTTTCACACTTGCTTTTCAACCAGCTGACCATGGTGAGAACCCTATGGCCAATTCTCCTCGACATCGTTTCTGGCACTCAGGCATATTGGTTCATGGCAGCTATGTTTTTGCTTGTCTAAGTGCTTTCATATTTGCAACCAGTTCGACGGCTGCCGAATATGAATCCCGTATCTGGTCGGACAAGAGTGGCAAACACGAAATCAAGGCGAAGTTTATCGATTTGGTTGACGGTCAAGTCCGACTGGAGCGCCCCAACGGCGATGTCAGCCGTATCCCGCTGGAGAAGCTCAGCGTAGCTGATCAAGACTATGTGAAGAACGGTGCCAAATCTGCTCAACCACATGAGCCCGCAGCGCCTGCTCCCCAGGGTTTGCAGGTTGGGGATCGCGTCGAGGCCCAGCACTTTGGCAAATGGAAACTGGGGGTCGTTACGGAGATTGACTACAAGTGGGATGACGTTGAAGTACGCATCGATGGCGACGACGATATGGATTGGACCAAGGACCTCGACGAGCTGCGCTACCCCGGTACGACTCAGCAGCCGTTCCTGGTCAAACCAGCCTCCCCCGCCAGCTCTCTCAAGACTGTCCGCCCGGATTACGATGATATGGCGAGGCTGATTGCCGATGGCACTCCCGCCGACAAAATCCAAGCCGACCCGCACTCTGATGCCGGCTCTGCTTGGAAACCCCGCGCTGTGCGACTTAGCGGCAAGAGTGACTTTTTCGAAAAGCCAGCCGATTTTGTCGTTACTGCATCTGCCGAACCATTGGCGCTTATTCTGCATGGAAATCATCATGGAGAGGCGTTGCCTCGAGTTGAAATTGTCGACCTCAGTTCCCGCAAAGTGGTTGCCTCTGGGCCGGCTCCTCCTGGCACGAGCAAACTGGTACTTTCTCCCTCAGGAACTACGATTGCGACCGCTCAGTCGGATCTTCATGGCGATGACTCTTCGGGACAAGTTGACATCTGGAAGTTGGCTGACAAAAAGATCAGCCACTTGGTGAGTTTTGTGCCTTACGTGATGAATACCTGGCCGAATCTCGATCCCGAATGGTTCGCGTGGCTCGACGACAAGCGCTTGTTTACCGTGAACTCAGAGGGCCAACTGTTGTTGTGGAATGCCTCCGACGCGAAGGCGAATTACGAACTGATGCTCGATCGAGGTGTTAAGCCGTTGCTGACTGCCGGAAGAAGACATTTGGTGGTCCCTACCTCCGCAGGAGTACAGTTTTATGATGCCGATTCGGGCGACTTGCTTGCAGTCGTCGGCTCAGGGAATTTTCGAAATGCGACTCTGGCGTTTTCTCCCTCAGGACGCCAGTTGGCGATCGCGTCTAATGAGTTTATCGACGTGTTCGACATAACAACCGGTGAAACGACACGTTCGTTTCCCTGCCGCGGTCTCGGCTTTCGAGATGAATTGACATGGGTCGATGAAGACTACCTCTTTTCAGCAGGCGGACTGCTGATCAATGTCCCCTTGCGTATCATCGCTTGGAAATTCGACATCCGAAATCAGCTGGTAAAATCTTTTGCTGGCACACATTGGATGCTATTGGACAACCATGCCAAGAAGACACAGGCTCTGGTACCTTTCGAACTGCCTCCACCAGAAGCTCTCGAAGCTGTGAAGGATCTCAGTGATGAAGACCTGTTGGTCGTCAAACCCGGCGACTCCATCAGCATCGATGTACAGATTCCAGAAGACAACTTATTGGCGCAAGATGTTCAACAATCACTCGAAGAGGCACTGGCAGACGCGAACATGAAGTTGGTTGACGATTCGCCACTTAAACTCGTGGCAAGGACTAAGACAGGTGAGACGCAAAAAATCCGCTATCGTGGGTTTCACGATCATTTCGGCAAGGGAGAACTTATCGATGTGGTCAATCGCATCTACGAAATGGAACTACTGCTCAACGGTGCGGTCATCTGGAAACGTGAATCTGTGCATTCGGCGCCTTATCACTTGCAATTGCAAGAAGGGGAAAGCACCCGCACGGCAATCGACCGTGTGATGAAGCCGAGCGGAGCGAATTTCAAGGGGCGACTTCCTTCGTTCGTTGTACGGCCTGAGTATATGGAGCCCCTGGGAAAGAGCAACTTGTCGCTAGGGTTTTGAGACTGTCAGATAGAATTCGCCTCGGTTTTTCGGCAAGATCATGCAATCCCGGGCGAATACCCTGCTGCAGACGCCCAAAATAGGCATCTCGATTTTGCCGGAATAATCGGCACGTCCCTCTCTGAGACGAGAACTTGAGGTACAATTTCGGGATGATTGGCTGATGTGAGAAGCTGTCTGCTGCCCGCCAGAAGAAATTGCTGGCCGGGACTGACGACTAAATGCTCACAGCTTGACGACGGAATATCCATCATCACATTAACCGCCGGAGGAACAATATGCTTGACATACTATTTCTGATTGCAGCAATCATTGGCGGCACCGTAATGATTTGCCAGTTCCTGCTCACGCTGATGGGAATGGGCGATGACGGCGGAGACATCGGTGATGGAGATTTTTCCGGCGATGCAGATGTAGCTGGCGACTTTGATCTCGACGGCAATATGCCCACCGATCACGACACGCCCTTGGGGCACGCAGCCGACGCGGACTACCAACATCCGGACAGCACTTGGCTATTCGGCGTGTTGTCATTTCGTACCTTGATCGCCGCCGCGGCATTCTTTGGCATTTCCGGCAAGGCCGCGCTCAGTGCGGGGATTTCTGAACCCATGTCATTGATGATAGGGATCGTGGTTGGCTTGGCGGCCATGTATGGCATGTATTGGATAATGAAGGCGATGTCGAGACTCGCCTCCTCGGGGAATGAGCGCATAAGCTACACCCTCGGAAAACACGCCAAAGTATATGTGCCGATCCCAGCCGACGGCTCTGGCTTGGGAAAAGTACATGTCAATTTACAAAATCGCACGGTGGAGTTCCAAGCCGTCTCGGAGGAAAGTGAACCCCTCCGTACCGGCGAAACAGTGCAGATCGTAGCAGTAAAAAACAGTGACACGGTTGCGGTCCGACGATTGGCCGCACCGGTGGAAGCATAATGAGGCACGTCCGGAAGCGTTAGCGCCCGGAGCAAATAGCAAAATATCAAGGGGGAAACGAAAAATGACAAACTTGATCCTTCTGGCACAAATGGCATCCGAAACGATGATCTGGCTGGCAATACTCGCCGCAGCAGTCGCGGCAATCTTCTTCATGATGATCATCATGCTGAAGACAAACTACAAACGTTGCTCCAGCAATCAGGTGCTGGTCATCTTTGGTAAGACCAAGCAAGGGCAGGCCGCCAAGACCGTACATGGTGGGGCGTCATTCGTCTGGCCCTTGTTTCAGGACTACGAATATCTGAGTCTTGAACCGATTCAAATTGAGATCCCCTTGCGGGGTGCCCTCTCGATCGAGAACATCCGTGTTAACGTGCCTAGTGTGTTCACCGTTGCCATTGGCACAGCTCCCGAGGTGATGACCAACGCCGCGATTCGGCTCTTGGGACTCTCGACGGCAGATATCCGCAAGCAGGCAGAAGAGATTATCTTCGGTCAACTTCGGCAGGTGGTCGCCTCGATGGGCATCGAGGACATCAACCGAGATCGTGACGCCTTCTTGCAGCACATTCAAAACTCAGTCGAGCCAGAACTCAAGAAGATCGGTCTCGTGCTGATCAATGTGAACATCACCGACATCACCGATGAGAGCGGCTACATCGACGCGATTGGCCAGAAGGCTGCCTCGCAGGCGATTCAGCAGGCTCGTGGTGATGTGGCCGACGAAGAGAAGCAAGGTGAAATCCGCGTGGCTCAGGCCAATCGTGAACGGGCGATTGAAGTGGCCAATGCGACCCGTGACCAGCAGATCGGCACCCGCGATGCCGAGCGCGAACAGGCTGTGCGAATCGCCGACATGGCCAAACTGCAGTCTGTGGGTGAGCAAGAGGCGGCCTACGAACGCGATATTCAGATTAAGAATGCCGAGCGCGAGATGCGTATCTCGGTCGCCCAGGCTAACGCCACCGCTGTCGAAGGGGAAAACCTCTCCGAGGCGAAAGTTGCCCAGTCACAAGCGACCTTGCTCACAGAGAAAGCTGATGCCTATCAACGGGGCGAATCCCGCAAACGCGAAGCCGAAGCTGCGGTGCTCGAAGTACAAAACCGCGCAATGGCTAAAGCGGCCCTGGCCGAGGCTGAAAAAATTGAAGCAGAGCAACGAGCCAAGCTCGAAGCCCCCGCCAAGGCACAAAAAGCGAGAACTGTGGTCGAGGCCGAGGCGGAAGCCGAGAAGCGTCGCCTGGAAGCAGTCGGTGAAGCATCGGCAATCTACGCCAAGCTCGAAGCCGAGGCCCGTGGCCAATACGAAATCTTGGCCAAGAAGGGCGAAGGCCTCAAGCAAATAGTCGCAGCCTGTGGCGGCGCGAAAGAAGCCTTCCAACTCATGATGCTCGAACACCTCGACACCCTTGCCGAAAGTTCCGCCAAAGCGATCTCGAACATCAAGTTCGACAAGGTCGTCGTTTGGGAAAACGGCGGCAGCAACGGCCGCTCGAACACCGCTGACTTCCTTCACAAGATGGCGGGGACCCTTCCTCCGATGATGCAAGTAATGCGCGACATCGGTGGTATTGAGATCCCTGAGAGTTTGGCGAAACTTGCCGGCGAAGGCGACATTAAAGAATCCTCGGAAAATGGTCACGTGTCGACGGTTGAATCATCGGCTGACGTTCCCCCCAAACGCAAGGGAGTCTAACATGCCCGGTACGTGCGGCGCACCCGTTGGCGTTAAGCGTGCGTATGCCACCAAACTTGCCCCGCAATTGGCAAAGGACTACGGCAAGTGCCGACGCTATACCCCCAATGAGGTTTTCGAATCTGCAAATCGAGCTGGGCTCGATATCGATTATATTTGTTGGGGATATGTGCTTTTTTGGGATCAGATGACATTTGAAGCACTCCACGACAGGATGGGCGAGACTTGTGACTACGCAGAGATGCATACCGAAATTGGTAGCGTGATGGCTGATGCTGCTGAGTGTGTGCGTTCCGCCAAACACATTTTCTTGCTGAGCTGCCGATAGGTCGTCGAGTTGGTTGCCTGGGTTGTTCGATTGGTCGATATTCGATCCGAGTGATTGGAGTTGGCCTGACCTGGGCGACTGGCTTGATTTCGATATATCCGATTGATCCAATCAGCCGACAAGCGTCGTCTTTCGCACAGTAAATGTAGCACTCCTTCTCAAGTTGTCCTCCAGGTTCGATCAGCCATTTTGTCGTACTTGCCTCCAGGCGATTGCGCCAGAGATCGGTAGTAGAGTATCCCTGTATATCTGAGGTGTCCGGGAATTGCACTCGATATATACAAGGGCAAAGCGAACTGTCATCCCGAGGTACTCCGAGGGATCTAGCCAGATTTCTCGGAGTACCTCGAAATGACAGTAAACGAATTCTCGGACCCCCTCATTGATCTATCCGTTTCCGCGGACTTCTCGGATTTATTGCTTCTAGACCAAAAAATCCTAATCTGCTGATCGAGAGTCCTCGTATGTTCTCTCAGTACGCTCCTTTTCTGGACGTTAGAGCATCTTGAGAAGAGGCACTTTCGTTCAACAGAGCCGCTGCGCTAACTGGCCACCTGATTCTCAACTTAAGGAAATCAAGAAATGAACTCCCGACTGATCCTTCCGACATTCGCTTTGGCATCGTTGTTGCTAAGCGTGGAATCTGTCACACAAGCAGCGGATCACCTCGACGCCCCCAATGTGATGGGTCTGGCCGATCGTGACATCAATGATCTGTACGCGTTCCAGTCGCCAACGAATTCCAATAACACGGTCTTGATCATGACGGTAAATCCTATCGCCGGTAATCCTGCCACGGGTTCAAACGCACCCTTTGGCGCCACAGTGAACTACGGGTTCCAGATTGACAACACTGGCGATGCTATCGCCGACGTAAGCTACACAACGACATTCACGGCTTCGGTAGGTGGAGTTCAAACACTCACCACTCTGCGTAATGGCGTACCATTTGCCACCGGCACGACCGGAATGAATATCACCGCGACCGGTGCCGGCGGGGGAACCGTGCGAGCAGATGTGTTTGACGATCCGTTCTTCTTCGATCTGAATGGGTTTAACAATGGCCTTGCCTTCACGGGCGACGACTTTTTCGCCGGCTTGAATACGAACGCGATTGTGTTGGAGGTTCCCAGTAGCGATTTGGGCGGCAACATTGGTGTTTGGGCTACCACCGAGGTTGGTGGAAATCAAGTCGACCGCATTGGTCGACCCGCCATCAATACTGTGCTAATTCCCTCGGCAAGAAAATCAGAGTTCAATATGGCCGATCCTGCTGATGATCCGACTGCTTTCGGCTCCGATGTCCAGGCAGCCATCGAAAGCCTGAATGGTGGCGATAGCACTCACGCGGCGACTTTGACAGGAATTCTTCTGCCGGACGTTCTCACCATTGATACGTCAGACGCCAGCGGATTCTTGAACGGGCGTCAGCTTGCGGACGATGTGATCGACGCCGAATTGACGTTGTTGACGAACAGCTCTTCTCCGATCGGTGACGGCGTAGCTGCCAACGACGTTGCATTTCCAGGTGTGTTCCCGTATTTGGCTGCCGCTAACGTGCCCGAGCCGGGGACCTTTGCACTGGGAGCATTAAGCTTGGCAGCGCTTGGCTTCCGCCGACGCGGTCGTTCCTAACACCAGAGAGTAGGTTTTTGCTAAGTAAGCGATCCCGCAGCGCTTAGCGCTGCGGGATTGTTTGCATCGTAGCTACGCTCAGTTTTCTCGATCAAGTCTGTCCCAACGAATATCGCCTAGAATTCAGGCATGGTAGGGTTAAGATCGTCGCCGTCCCCTGGCCTTGTGGTAAATATCAACCAATGAAGCGACAATACATTTCTTTCGCCTTCCGCTTGCTGAGTTGTTTCGTCATTGCAGGGAGCATTGGCGAATCTCCCGCTTCCGCCGCCGATGCCTATCTCCCCGCTAGCGACGACGAAGTGTTGGAGACACTTCCCAGCACATTGCTCTCCAGCCGCAGTGAGTTGTCATCGCTGCGGAGAAAACTAGCCGACAACCCTCGCGATGTTAACACAGCAGCTTCCGTAGCCTCTCTCTACATGCAGATGGGGAGCCAAGAGGGAGACCCTCGATACTTCGGCTATGCCCAGGCGGCCCTTGAGCCTTGGTGGGAAGTGAACAATCCACCCGCTGCAATTCTCAGACTGCGGGCAAAGCTCAAGGAAAAGGACCACCAATACGATCGGGCCCTCGACGATCTCAAAACCTTTCTGGAACATGAGCCCCAGGACATTCAGGCCTGGATTGAAGTTTCGAACATCTATCGTGTCCAAGGGAAGTACGACAAGTCCCAACAAGCGTGTGATCGGCTTGGTGAGTTTGCCGGTGACGTGGTCGCGAATGTCGGCCTTGTTCCTCTGCTGATCTCAA contains:
- a CDS encoding flotillin family protein — encoded protein: MTNLILLAQMASETMIWLAILAAAVAAIFFMMIIMLKTNYKRCSSNQVLVIFGKTKQGQAAKTVHGGASFVWPLFQDYEYLSLEPIQIEIPLRGALSIENIRVNVPSVFTVAIGTAPEVMTNAAIRLLGLSTADIRKQAEEIIFGQLRQVVASMGIEDINRDRDAFLQHIQNSVEPELKKIGLVLINVNITDITDESGYIDAIGQKAASQAIQQARGDVADEEKQGEIRVAQANRERAIEVANATRDQQIGTRDAEREQAVRIADMAKLQSVGEQEAAYERDIQIKNAEREMRISVAQANATAVEGENLSEAKVAQSQATLLTEKADAYQRGESRKREAEAAVLEVQNRAMAKAALAEAEKIEAEQRAKLEAPAKAQKARTVVEAEAEAEKRRLEAVGEASAIYAKLEAEARGQYEILAKKGEGLKQIVAACGGAKEAFQLMMLEHLDTLAESSAKAISNIKFDKVVVWENGGSNGRSNTADFLHKMAGTLPPMMQVMRDIGGIEIPESLAKLAGEGDIKESSENGHVSTVESSADVPPKRKGV
- a CDS encoding DUF4331 family protein — its product is MNSRLILPTFALASLLLSVESVTQAADHLDAPNVMGLADRDINDLYAFQSPTNSNNTVLIMTVNPIAGNPATGSNAPFGATVNYGFQIDNTGDAIADVSYTTTFTASVGGVQTLTTLRNGVPFATGTTGMNITATGAGGGTVRADVFDDPFFFDLNGFNNGLAFTGDDFFAGLNTNAIVLEVPSSDLGGNIGVWATTEVGGNQVDRIGRPAINTVLIPSARKSEFNMADPADDPTAFGSDVQAAIESLNGGDSTHAATLTGILLPDVLTIDTSDASGFLNGRQLADDVIDAELTLLTNSSSPIGDGVAANDVAFPGVFPYLAAANVPEPGTFALGALSLAALGFRRRGRS